In a single window of the Arthrobacter sp. StoSoilA2 genome:
- a CDS encoding C2 family cysteine protease encodes MPGFYGADVDQLRALAKTMSRHSDKMSTLSLELGQLISSAPWEGRDAVMFRAAWESEHRPMLKLISGELQSQANELSRNADEQDKTSSEGSRSGDAGKQDSNPPGDPGPLDPDTSDVDVPGDVRKDPDAGDPSDIHQGQIGDCWLLAGIGSVAQTLEREGKLDEFLASHMRPVGDPPTHWVVTLYEDGEPVEVTVEAKSTGGGVRGADGQPNWLSIYERAAAEHRGGSYDDIDGGFSNDAMELMTGQSADKDGELDLDEIEDKLADGQAVSVGTQDVKDDDFDWFWEPDEVSRTDVVPNHAYIVVDVKTNDDGEKVVVLANPWGPAGGKLDGEPKAGTLELTEDEYKENFDSVYSVGVK; translated from the coding sequence ATGCCGGGATTCTACGGTGCTGACGTTGATCAACTTCGGGCGCTCGCCAAGACAATGTCCCGGCATTCGGACAAAATGAGCACGCTTTCGCTGGAATTGGGCCAGCTCATATCCAGCGCGCCGTGGGAGGGCCGCGACGCAGTGATGTTCCGGGCGGCTTGGGAGTCGGAGCACCGCCCCATGCTGAAGCTGATTTCCGGCGAGTTGCAAAGCCAGGCCAACGAACTGAGCCGCAATGCAGACGAGCAGGACAAGACCAGTTCGGAAGGCAGCCGTAGCGGTGACGCAGGCAAACAGGATTCAAATCCTCCCGGCGATCCGGGGCCGTTGGATCCTGATACCTCGGATGTAGATGTTCCAGGCGACGTCCGTAAAGATCCCGATGCGGGCGATCCGAGCGATATCCACCAAGGGCAAATCGGCGACTGCTGGCTCTTGGCGGGCATAGGCTCTGTGGCACAGACGTTGGAGCGCGAAGGCAAACTCGACGAGTTCCTTGCCTCCCACATGCGTCCCGTGGGAGACCCTCCAACGCATTGGGTTGTGACTCTGTACGAAGACGGGGAACCCGTCGAAGTGACGGTGGAGGCCAAGTCCACTGGAGGTGGAGTCCGGGGCGCCGACGGCCAGCCGAACTGGCTTTCCATTTATGAACGTGCTGCGGCCGAGCACCGTGGCGGTTCATACGATGACATTGATGGCGGGTTCAGCAACGATGCAATGGAGCTCATGACGGGACAGTCCGCGGATAAGGACGGCGAACTGGACCTCGACGAGATCGAAGACAAACTAGCTGACGGTCAGGCGGTCTCGGTTGGCACCCAAGACGTCAAGGACGACGACTTTGACTGGTTCTGGGAGCCGGACGAGGTCAGCCGCACGGATGTCGTCCCCAACCACGCCTACATAGTGGTGGACGTAAAGACCAACGACGACGGCGAGAAAGTTGTGGTTCTGGCCAACCCGTGGGGCCCGGCCGGAGGCAAGCTGGACGGCGAGCCGAAGGCCGGCACCCTGGAACTGACCGAGGATGAGTACAAGGAAAACTTTGACTCCGTGTACTCCGTGGGCGTGAAGTAA
- a CDS encoding STAS domain-containing protein: MQFSYEVKDSYAEVKSVGRLNMVAAPKLRELVAEVVAGGSSRVVVNLAETDFMDSSGLGALIGCLKAARQAGGDLRISGVQPQVKMVLELTNMDRVLTAYSSAEEAFGND, translated from the coding sequence ATGCAGTTTAGCTACGAGGTCAAAGACTCCTACGCGGAGGTGAAGAGCGTCGGCCGGTTGAACATGGTGGCCGCTCCGAAGCTGCGGGAACTAGTGGCAGAGGTTGTGGCTGGTGGATCCAGCCGCGTTGTAGTGAACCTTGCAGAAACGGACTTCATGGATTCCTCCGGCCTCGGAGCCCTCATCGGTTGCCTCAAAGCGGCCCGACAGGCAGGTGGCGATTTGCGGATCTCCGGCGTGCAGCCCCAGGTCAAAATGGTGCTGGAACTTACCAACATGGACCGCGTTCTGACCGCGTACTCCTCAGCCGAGGAGGCGTTCGGAAATGACTGA
- the allB gene encoding allantoinase AllB codes for MSEAIGAYDLVIRGQRILTTAGLAAREVGIRDGIIVAIEPLGNGLTGNEVIELADDETLIPGLVDTHVHVNEPGRTEWEGFASATRAAAAGGVTTIIDMPLNSIPPTTTVDGLEQKRVVAKDQAFVDVGFWGGAIPGNKKDLRPLHDEGVFGFKCFLLHSGVDEFPHLDADEMEEDMAELKSFDSLMIVHAEDSHAIDRAPHPGGDHYETFLASRPRGAENKAIAEVIERARWTGARAHILHLSSSDALPMIASAKRDGVNLTVETCPHYLTLMAEEIPDGATAYKCCPPIREASNRELLWKGLQDGTIDCIVSDHSPSTLDLKDLENGDFAVAWGGVSSLQLGLSLIWTEARHRGIPLEQVVSWMAEKPAALARLHNKGQLALGYDADFSIFAPDEAFVVDVTKLKHKNPITPYDGRPLAGVVRKTYLRGTPIDGQNPGGKLLRRGNV; via the coding sequence ATGTCTGAAGCAATCGGCGCCTATGACCTCGTTATCCGGGGCCAGCGCATCCTGACCACCGCCGGCCTCGCAGCACGCGAAGTTGGCATCCGCGACGGCATCATCGTCGCCATCGAACCCCTGGGCAACGGCCTGACGGGCAACGAGGTCATCGAACTCGCAGACGACGAAACCCTCATCCCCGGCCTGGTGGACACACACGTCCATGTCAACGAGCCCGGCCGCACCGAGTGGGAAGGCTTCGCCTCCGCCACCCGCGCCGCAGCCGCCGGCGGTGTCACCACCATCATCGACATGCCGCTGAACTCCATCCCGCCCACCACCACCGTGGACGGCCTGGAGCAGAAGCGCGTGGTCGCCAAGGACCAGGCATTCGTGGACGTCGGATTCTGGGGTGGTGCCATCCCGGGCAACAAGAAGGACCTCCGCCCCCTGCATGACGAAGGCGTTTTCGGCTTCAAGTGCTTCCTCCTGCACTCGGGCGTGGACGAGTTCCCGCATCTGGATGCGGACGAGATGGAAGAGGACATGGCTGAGCTCAAGTCCTTCGACTCCCTCATGATCGTGCACGCCGAGGACTCCCACGCGATCGACCGCGCCCCGCACCCCGGCGGCGACCACTACGAGACCTTCCTTGCCTCCCGCCCCCGGGGCGCCGAGAACAAGGCCATCGCCGAGGTCATCGAGCGCGCCCGCTGGACCGGCGCCCGGGCCCACATCCTGCACCTCTCCTCCTCGGACGCGCTGCCGATGATCGCCTCAGCAAAGCGCGACGGCGTCAACCTCACCGTTGAGACGTGCCCGCACTACCTGACGCTCATGGCCGAGGAAATCCCCGACGGCGCCACGGCGTACAAGTGCTGCCCGCCTATCCGCGAGGCCTCCAACCGCGAGCTCCTTTGGAAGGGCCTCCAGGACGGCACCATCGACTGCATCGTCTCGGACCACTCCCCCTCAACGCTGGACTTGAAGGACCTGGAAAACGGCGACTTCGCAGTGGCATGGGGCGGCGTTTCCTCGCTGCAGCTGGGCCTGTCCCTGATTTGGACCGAAGCCCGCCACCGCGGTATCCCGCTGGAGCAGGTTGTCTCCTGGATGGCCGAGAAGCCTGCCGCCCTGGCCCGCCTGCACAACAAGGGCCAGCTCGCCCTGGGCTACGACGCCGACTTCTCCATCTTCGCCCCGGACGAGGCCTTCGTTGTGGACGTCACCAAGCTCAAGCACAAGAACCCGATCACGCCGTACGACGGCCGTCCCCTGGCCGGCGTCGTACGCAAAACTTACCTGCGCGGCACCCCGATCGATGGCCAGAACCCCGGCGGCAAACTGCTCCGCCGCGGCAACGTTTAG
- a CDS encoding glycosyltransferase family 2 protein, whose translation MTRFWTRLCVVLTVILGVNYVAWRWLASLNWEAWWIAVPLVIAETYSLIDVMLFGMTVWNLKIRKPPPAAPDTATVDVFITTYNEPLDLVMTTALAAKDIRWPHSTWILDDGDRPEMRELAESNGIGYVTRGADWTPDMPRHAKAGNLNNALMITSGEYLLILDADQIPEPDILDKTLGYFNDDRVALVQTPQYFVNVPADDPLGSQAPLFYGPIQQGKDGWNAAFFCGSNAILRREALMQLGLVGYVKATEKSVRRALAASRTAIKKARRSPEAENPLVEQMLNEVEAATENAQQELEAGASLSEITYRVRRKVDDAVRTLVAADFSALQSDLEEIAAMELAHVGESGVTTVASDAVDRMSGRDWSPLGALESVHAVLDAISVERTGEAQPIMPLATISVTEDMATAMRLHALGWKSVYHHEVLANGLAPEDIKTMLTQRLRWAQGTMQVLLRENPLVQRRLTWGQRLMYFSTMWSYLSGFAAVVYFAAPIIYLTLGILPVTSLSFDFFIRFIPFMVVNQMLFVIAGHGIPTWRGQQYSLALFPTWIKACTTAARNVWFGRPLGFAVTPKARQSGGPSWSLIRPQIIVAALLALALVVGLARLLSGLSEPLGTLVNVAWVAFDLVVLSVLVKAVLYKGFVPEELAGPEGPGRPEERNADAV comes from the coding sequence GTGACGCGATTCTGGACTCGGCTTTGTGTTGTCCTAACGGTCATTCTGGGCGTGAACTACGTGGCGTGGCGCTGGCTGGCTTCGCTGAACTGGGAAGCGTGGTGGATCGCTGTTCCGTTGGTGATTGCCGAGACCTACAGCCTCATTGACGTCATGCTCTTCGGCATGACGGTGTGGAACCTGAAGATCCGCAAGCCACCGCCCGCGGCACCGGACACTGCTACGGTGGACGTTTTCATCACCACGTACAACGAACCCCTGGACCTGGTCATGACGACGGCCCTCGCCGCCAAGGACATCCGCTGGCCGCACAGTACCTGGATCCTGGACGACGGCGACCGCCCTGAGATGCGCGAGCTCGCCGAGTCGAACGGAATCGGCTACGTGACCCGCGGTGCCGATTGGACACCGGACATGCCGCGGCACGCCAAAGCCGGGAACCTGAACAATGCGCTCATGATTACATCGGGCGAGTACCTGTTGATTCTCGACGCCGACCAGATCCCCGAGCCGGACATCCTGGACAAGACATTGGGCTACTTCAACGATGACCGTGTGGCGTTGGTCCAAACGCCCCAGTACTTCGTCAACGTTCCCGCCGACGATCCTCTGGGCAGCCAGGCTCCCCTCTTCTATGGGCCAATCCAGCAAGGCAAGGACGGCTGGAACGCGGCGTTCTTCTGCGGCTCCAACGCCATCCTGCGTAGGGAAGCCCTCATGCAGCTTGGTTTGGTGGGCTACGTCAAGGCCACCGAGAAGAGTGTGCGCCGTGCTCTGGCTGCGTCCCGCACCGCTATTAAGAAGGCCCGGCGATCGCCCGAGGCTGAAAACCCGCTGGTCGAGCAAATGTTGAACGAGGTGGAAGCCGCAACCGAAAACGCCCAGCAGGAGCTCGAAGCCGGGGCTTCCCTGAGCGAGATCACGTACCGTGTGCGCCGCAAAGTGGACGACGCCGTGCGCACGCTCGTGGCCGCCGACTTCTCAGCGCTCCAATCCGACCTCGAAGAAATCGCCGCCATGGAACTGGCCCACGTCGGCGAGTCTGGTGTCACAACAGTGGCGAGTGACGCCGTCGACCGGATGTCCGGACGCGACTGGTCACCGCTGGGCGCCCTCGAATCGGTCCATGCAGTCCTGGATGCCATTTCCGTGGAACGAACCGGCGAAGCCCAGCCGATCATGCCCTTGGCCACGATCTCCGTCACCGAAGACATGGCTACCGCGATGCGCCTGCACGCCCTCGGCTGGAAGAGCGTCTACCACCACGAAGTCCTGGCGAACGGGCTGGCTCCCGAGGACATCAAGACCATGCTGACCCAACGCCTTCGCTGGGCCCAAGGCACCATGCAGGTCCTCCTGCGCGAGAACCCTCTGGTCCAACGCCGCCTCACCTGGGGCCAGCGGCTCATGTACTTCTCCACCATGTGGAGCTACCTGAGCGGCTTCGCGGCCGTCGTCTACTTTGCGGCCCCGATCATTTATCTGACGCTCGGCATCCTTCCGGTGACCAGCCTGAGCTTCGACTTCTTCATCCGTTTCATCCCGTTCATGGTGGTAAACCAGATGCTGTTCGTCATCGCCGGGCATGGGATCCCCACCTGGCGCGGGCAGCAGTACAGCCTCGCTCTGTTCCCCACGTGGATCAAGGCCTGCACGACGGCGGCACGCAACGTCTGGTTCGGGCGTCCCCTCGGATTCGCCGTCACCCCCAAGGCCAGACAGAGTGGCGGCCCCAGTTGGAGCCTGATTCGTCCACAGATCATCGTTGCTGCATTGCTTGCCCTTGCACTGGTTGTTGGGCTTGCCCGGCTTCTTTCTGGCCTGTCGGAGCCCCTCGGAACCCTGGTGAATGTAGCGTGGGTAGCCTTCGACCTTGTGGTCCTGAGCGTCCTGGTCAAGGCAGTTTTGTACAAGGGCTTTGTCCCTGAGGAATTGGCGGGTCCGGAAGGTCCTGGACGCCCCGAAGAGAGGAATGCTGATGCAGTTTAG
- the bcp gene encoding thioredoxin-dependent thiol peroxidase: MTQKLLVGTQAPDFALLDADGTKVSLSDYRGRNVIVYFYPKAATPGCTTEACDFRDNLASLQGNGYDVIGISPDGPEALAKFTGEFALTFPLLSDEDHSVALAYGAWGEKLVDGEIVEGLVRSTVVLDGEGTVKHTQYQVSAQGHVQALKEELGV, translated from the coding sequence ATGACCCAGAAACTCCTCGTCGGAACGCAAGCACCTGACTTCGCGCTGCTCGACGCCGACGGCACCAAGGTCTCGCTGTCCGATTACCGCGGACGCAACGTCATTGTGTACTTCTACCCCAAGGCAGCCACCCCCGGCTGCACCACCGAGGCCTGCGATTTCCGCGACAACCTCGCAAGCCTGCAGGGCAACGGCTACGACGTCATCGGGATCTCCCCGGACGGCCCCGAGGCCCTCGCAAAGTTCACTGGCGAATTTGCGCTGACCTTCCCGCTGCTCTCCGATGAGGACCACTCCGTGGCCCTTGCCTACGGCGCCTGGGGCGAGAAGCTGGTTGACGGCGAAATCGTCGAGGGCCTGGTCCGCTCCACTGTTGTGCTCGACGGCGAAGGCACCGTCAAGCACACCCAGTACCAGGTTTCCGCCCAGGGCCACGTCCAGGCCCTGAAGGAAGAGCTGGGCGTCTAA
- a CDS encoding SpoIIE family protein phosphatase, with protein sequence MVSTASPRHAVVIEDDADIRGLLVLVLEQLDFVVTEAPDGLSGVEAVRNTNAELVTLDINLPDIDGMEVCRRLREFSDAYIMMLTARADEVDRLTGLDTGADDYINKPFSPKELQARIRALFRRARTPAEDTRQTDELARAAVVQTSLLPQETVRLNDYDVAGAFRPSRSVGGDFYDWYQTSDGMHLTFADAMGKGMGAALIAATVRAVMRSVADTPAIADAFGSASATLTSDLDQSGSFVTMFHARLDSASGRLSYVDAGHGLGLHVPAEGAARRLVSAGPPVGIMDGQQWPAAELQLEPGDSLVIVSDGVLDAHESLEEFVRNVEKAARSGGTSEDVCAALLELAPADTAEDDVTAVVVHRRRGVHPTLDAGLERNHSGVA encoded by the coding sequence ATGGTCTCAACCGCGTCCCCACGCCATGCTGTAGTCATCGAAGATGACGCCGACATCCGTGGCCTCCTCGTTCTGGTCCTTGAGCAGCTCGATTTCGTGGTGACCGAAGCGCCCGACGGTCTTTCCGGCGTCGAGGCTGTCCGTAATACCAATGCCGAACTGGTGACGCTGGACATCAACCTCCCGGACATCGATGGCATGGAAGTTTGCCGGCGCCTCCGGGAATTCTCGGACGCTTACATCATGATGCTCACGGCCCGTGCCGACGAGGTTGACCGGCTCACCGGTTTGGACACCGGCGCGGACGATTACATTAACAAACCGTTCAGCCCCAAGGAACTGCAGGCCCGCATCCGGGCGCTGTTCCGCAGGGCACGGACGCCCGCGGAGGACACCCGCCAGACTGACGAACTCGCCCGCGCTGCGGTTGTGCAGACAAGCCTCCTCCCGCAGGAAACGGTGCGGCTGAACGATTACGACGTCGCTGGCGCCTTCCGCCCATCGCGCAGCGTGGGTGGGGACTTCTACGACTGGTACCAGACCAGCGACGGCATGCACCTGACGTTCGCCGACGCCATGGGCAAAGGCATGGGCGCGGCCTTGATAGCGGCCACCGTCCGCGCCGTCATGAGGTCCGTGGCGGATACCCCGGCAATTGCTGACGCCTTCGGCTCCGCCAGCGCCACGCTGACCTCCGACCTGGACCAGTCAGGGTCCTTCGTGACCATGTTCCATGCGCGCCTGGACAGTGCCTCGGGCAGGCTCAGCTATGTCGACGCCGGTCATGGACTTGGGCTGCACGTCCCGGCCGAGGGGGCAGCACGGAGGTTGGTTTCCGCGGGGCCACCCGTCGGGATTATGGACGGACAGCAATGGCCGGCCGCGGAACTGCAATTGGAGCCCGGCGATTCGCTGGTGATCGTCAGCGATGGCGTACTCGACGCGCACGAATCCCTTGAAGAGTTTGTGAGGAACGTAGAGAAGGCGGCGCGGAGCGGGGGCACCTCGGAAGACGTCTGCGCTGCCCTGCTTGAGCTGGCACCGGCGGACACAGCGGAAGATGACGTGACCGCCGTCGTGGTTCACCGACGGCGTGGGGTTCACCCAACACTCGATGCAGGGCTGGAACGCAACCACAGCGGAGTTGCTTAG
- a CDS encoding ATP-binding protein: MTEVIARRGYHGPSNEEAIDAIHGEIDALWDDASFVPDMDRMTFTTAVIEAAANIVQHALPVGEKPVEIGVDISVRPTRLVARVSAFNAREPFAEDMQSDMPDEDAESGRGLALIEALVTTVTFERQDGTNTWILTRNT, from the coding sequence ATGACTGAGGTCATCGCACGCAGGGGCTACCACGGGCCGTCCAACGAGGAAGCAATCGATGCCATCCACGGCGAAATTGATGCCTTGTGGGACGACGCCTCCTTCGTCCCTGACATGGACCGGATGACCTTCACCACCGCAGTCATTGAAGCCGCCGCCAACATCGTGCAACACGCCCTTCCCGTGGGCGAGAAGCCCGTGGAGATCGGTGTGGATATCAGCGTCCGGCCCACCCGCCTGGTGGCCAGGGTCAGTGCGTTCAACGCCCGCGAGCCCTTCGCTGAAGACATGCAGTCCGACATGCCGGACGAGGACGCAGAATCCGGGCGGGGCCTTGCGCTCATCGAGGCCTTGGTGACAACCGTGACCTTCGAACGCCAGGACGGCACCAACACGTGGATCCTGACCCGCAACACCTGA
- a CDS encoding winged helix-turn-helix domain-containing protein: MAVNAYGPPPFRDPAARAMGRRPGLKTQPGLSARGLALWVNPAEGDEIDPAVWERAARLVLARAMKLAPEAEVRIWPAIGAEHSGVGDTSWGGTPQEAADAGTHPFGTDAVSLADALADGNSPSNGRITSEREGDESVSRGRIGSGSTAVEPVMLAGRRSQLAIDLAAEVVLLDGEPVAFTGMEYKLLRYLVVNCSRAISREELQRFLESFDLPGAAFRSIDVYVGRVRRKLGSARHTVATVRGGGYQFVPGPYATVRGPAEYSI, translated from the coding sequence ATGGCAGTCAATGCCTACGGGCCGCCGCCTTTCCGTGACCCCGCAGCGCGGGCCATGGGTCGGCGGCCGGGACTCAAGACACAGCCCGGCCTGAGCGCGCGTGGCCTTGCTCTTTGGGTCAACCCGGCCGAGGGCGACGAGATTGATCCTGCAGTCTGGGAACGGGCAGCACGCCTTGTGCTGGCCCGGGCCATGAAACTTGCCCCGGAGGCGGAAGTCCGCATCTGGCCCGCCATCGGGGCAGAACACTCCGGCGTCGGCGATACTTCCTGGGGCGGCACTCCGCAGGAAGCCGCCGACGCCGGTACCCACCCTTTCGGGACGGACGCGGTGTCCCTCGCGGACGCACTGGCTGACGGAAACTCCCCGTCGAACGGACGAATCACCTCCGAACGCGAGGGTGATGAGTCCGTGAGCCGGGGTCGGATCGGAAGCGGCAGTACCGCCGTCGAGCCCGTCATGTTGGCCGGGCGCCGTAGTCAACTTGCAATCGACCTCGCGGCTGAAGTAGTACTGCTCGACGGCGAGCCGGTTGCCTTTACTGGCATGGAATACAAGCTGTTGCGCTACCTCGTGGTGAACTGCTCCAGGGCCATCAGTCGTGAAGAATTGCAACGTTTCCTTGAGTCATTTGACCTCCCCGGCGCGGCATTTCGCTCCATTGACGTTTATGTTGGAAGGGTGAGGCGGAAGCTCGGAAGCGCCCGCCACACTGTCGCCACCGTCCGTGGTGGTGGCTACCAGTTCGTGCCAGGGCCTTATGCCACAGTGCGCGGACCTGCGGAATACAGCATCTGA
- the gcl gene encoding glyoxylate carboligase: protein MAKMRTVDAAVAILEKEGATEAFGLPGAAINPFYSAMRAHGGIRHTLARHVEGASHMADGYSRAADGNIGICIGTSGPAGTDMITGLYAAWADSIPMLCITGQAPVAKLHKEDFQAVDIESIAKPVTKMAMTILEPGQVPGAFQKAFQLMRSGRPGPVLLDLPIDVQMAEIEFDIETYEPLPIEKPKASRKQLEKALDMLTSAKHPLIVAGGGIINAGASAQLVELAEILNVPVIPTLMGWGAIPDDHQLMAGMVGLQTSHRYGNETFLQSDFVIGIGNRWANRHTGGLDTYTAGRKFVHIDIEPTQIGRVFSPDLGIASDAGAALDGLLELARERQAAKTLPDYSGWVAECQERKGSLHRKTNFDNVPIKPQRVYQEMNKAFGRDTTYVSTIGLSQIAGAQMLHVFGARKWINAGQAGPLGWTAPAALGVVRGTPDATVVALSGDYDFQFMIEELAVGAQFNLPYIHVVVNNSYLGLIRQSQRGFNMEQNVSLAFENINSPETNGYGVDHIKVAEGLGCKAIRVENPNDMPAAFDKAKALMGEFKVPVVVEVILEKITNISMGVEINGVNEFEELAETAADAPTAILAKA from the coding sequence ATGGCTAAGATGCGCACCGTTGACGCGGCAGTCGCCATCCTGGAAAAGGAAGGCGCCACCGAGGCTTTCGGCCTGCCAGGCGCAGCGATCAACCCCTTCTATTCCGCAATGCGTGCCCACGGCGGCATCCGCCACACGCTGGCCCGCCACGTTGAGGGCGCCAGCCACATGGCTGACGGTTACAGCCGCGCAGCTGATGGCAACATCGGCATCTGCATCGGCACGTCGGGCCCCGCTGGCACTGACATGATCACGGGCTTGTACGCAGCCTGGGCAGATTCCATCCCCATGCTCTGCATCACCGGCCAGGCACCCGTTGCCAAGCTGCACAAGGAAGACTTCCAGGCCGTGGACATCGAGTCCATCGCCAAGCCGGTTACCAAGATGGCCATGACCATCCTGGAGCCGGGCCAGGTTCCCGGCGCCTTCCAGAAGGCGTTCCAGCTGATGCGCTCGGGTCGTCCGGGCCCGGTCCTGCTGGACCTGCCCATCGACGTGCAGATGGCCGAGATCGAGTTCGACATCGAGACCTACGAGCCCCTGCCCATCGAGAAGCCCAAGGCTTCCCGCAAGCAGCTGGAAAAGGCCCTGGACATGCTGACCTCGGCCAAGCACCCGCTGATCGTTGCCGGTGGCGGCATCATCAACGCTGGCGCATCCGCTCAGTTGGTTGAACTGGCCGAGATCCTGAACGTTCCGGTTATCCCCACCCTGATGGGCTGGGGCGCCATCCCGGACGACCACCAGCTGATGGCCGGCATGGTTGGCCTGCAGACCTCGCACCGCTACGGCAACGAGACGTTCCTGCAGAGCGACTTCGTGATCGGCATCGGCAACCGCTGGGCCAACCGCCACACCGGCGGCCTGGACACCTACACGGCCGGCCGCAAGTTCGTGCACATCGACATCGAGCCGACGCAGATCGGTCGCGTTTTCTCGCCGGACTTGGGCATCGCGTCCGACGCCGGTGCGGCGCTGGACGGTCTGTTGGAGCTGGCCCGCGAGCGCCAGGCGGCCAAGACCCTGCCGGACTACTCGGGTTGGGTTGCCGAGTGCCAGGAGCGCAAGGGCTCCCTGCACCGCAAGACCAACTTCGACAACGTGCCCATCAAGCCGCAGCGCGTGTACCAGGAGATGAACAAGGCCTTCGGTCGCGACACCACCTACGTGTCCACCATTGGCCTGTCGCAGATCGCCGGCGCACAGATGCTGCACGTGTTCGGTGCCCGCAAGTGGATCAACGCGGGCCAGGCTGGCCCGCTGGGTTGGACCGCTCCGGCAGCACTGGGTGTTGTAAGGGGAACCCCGGATGCCACCGTTGTTGCCCTGTCCGGTGACTACGACTTCCAGTTCATGATCGAGGAACTGGCCGTGGGCGCGCAGTTCAACCTGCCGTACATCCACGTTGTGGTGAACAACAGCTACCTGGGCCTGATCCGTCAGAGCCAGCGCGGCTTCAACATGGAACAGAACGTGTCCCTGGCCTTCGAGAACATCAACTCCCCGGAGACCAACGGCTACGGCGTTGACCACATCAAGGTTGCCGAGGGCTTGGGCTGCAAGGCCATCCGCGTTGAGAACCCGAACGACATGCCTGCCGCTTTTGACAAGGCCAAAGCACTGATGGGCGAGTTCAAGGTTCCCGTGGTTGTTGAAGTGATCCTGGAAAAGATCACCAACATCTCCATGGGCGTTGAGATCAACGGCGTGAACGAGTTCGAAGAGCTGGCAGAGACCGCGGCGGACGCACCCACCGCGATCCTCGCCAAGGCTTAA
- a CDS encoding glycerate kinase, whose amino-acid sequence MRVVIAPDKFKGSLSAPDVARHLATGLLAGFGQTGLEATRIPVADGGEGTIDAAIGSGFTRRTTTVTGPLGEPVQADFAIKNTEAVIEMAAASGLALLPDGPTSETAKTATSIGTGELIRAALDLGCRKIILGVGGSANTDAGAGVLQGLGAVFLDKNGNELPGGGAALANIDSIDFANFDVRIEATEFVLASDVDNPLLGASGAPAIFGPQKGATPDDVTELDQALSHFVDVLAATTGQQAKYAAKAEGAGAAGGVGYIAIASLKAERRPGIDVVLEFTDLEQRLKGADLVITGEGSLDEQSLLGKTPMGVSRAAQKAGVPVIAVCGRSTLSREQLTDAGFHTVHALTDLEKDVQKCIAEAGPLLEQLGKHIGVYLAERTGNPDNKEYLNV is encoded by the coding sequence ATGCGTGTTGTCATCGCCCCGGACAAATTCAAGGGCTCACTGTCCGCGCCCGACGTCGCCAGGCATCTCGCAACAGGATTGCTGGCAGGCTTCGGCCAAACAGGCCTTGAGGCAACACGCATTCCGGTAGCCGACGGCGGCGAAGGAACCATCGACGCCGCCATCGGTTCCGGCTTCACCCGCCGGACCACCACCGTCACCGGCCCGCTGGGCGAACCCGTGCAGGCTGATTTTGCGATCAAAAATACGGAAGCTGTCATCGAAATGGCGGCGGCTTCCGGTCTCGCCCTCCTCCCGGACGGCCCCACGTCAGAGACGGCGAAAACCGCAACCAGCATCGGCACGGGCGAACTCATCCGCGCCGCGCTGGACCTCGGCTGCCGCAAGATCATTCTGGGTGTGGGCGGCAGCGCCAACACCGACGCTGGCGCGGGAGTCCTGCAGGGCCTCGGCGCCGTGTTTCTGGACAAGAATGGCAACGAGCTCCCCGGCGGCGGTGCGGCACTCGCGAATATAGACAGCATCGACTTCGCAAACTTCGACGTCCGTATCGAGGCAACGGAGTTCGTGTTGGCGTCCGACGTCGACAATCCCCTTTTGGGGGCCAGCGGAGCCCCAGCCATCTTCGGTCCGCAGAAAGGCGCGACGCCGGACGACGTCACCGAACTCGATCAAGCCCTGAGCCACTTCGTGGACGTCCTCGCTGCAACCACCGGTCAGCAGGCCAAGTACGCAGCCAAGGCAGAAGGCGCCGGAGCAGCAGGAGGCGTTGGCTACATTGCCATCGCGTCGCTGAAGGCAGAGCGGCGGCCGGGTATCGACGTCGTGCTTGAATTCACTGACCTTGAACAAAGACTGAAGGGCGCCGACCTGGTGATCACCGGAGAAGGCAGCCTGGACGAACAAAGCCTGCTCGGCAAGACCCCCATGGGCGTTTCCAGAGCAGCCCAGAAAGCCGGGGTTCCCGTGATCGCCGTGTGCGGCCGGAGTACCCTGAGCCGGGAACAACTCACGGATGCCGGCTTCCACACGGTCCACGCACTGACCGATCTGGAAAAAGATGTCCAAAAATGTATCGCTGAAGCAGGTCCGTTGCTTGAACAATTGGGTAAGCACATAGGCGTGTACCTGGCGGAGCGGACCGGCAACCCCGACAACAAGGAGTACCTCAATGTCTGA